The proteins below come from a single Bacteroidia bacterium genomic window:
- a CDS encoding cation transporter yields MIQTYEISGMTCNSCVKHVHQALEAISGINEVRVDLSRGEARIGMNSHVKTEKLQKALDQAGNYTISELHSPIIAETVSLSEDIQVNNYKRLFPLFLIFAYLILGVGLSQFVAGEWNSQTAMKHFMGGFFLVFSFFKLLDIKGFAYAFAGYDPIAKRWLGYAFVYPFIELSLGIAYLGGANLFLTNIITLVIIGIGTVGVSQALLRKNEIQCACLGTVFNLPMTKVTLTENSLMIIMALLMLSTLP; encoded by the coding sequence ATGATTCAAACTTATGAGATATCAGGGATGACCTGTAATAGTTGTGTAAAGCATGTACATCAGGCTTTGGAAGCAATATCTGGGATTAACGAAGTAAGGGTAGATTTATCAAGGGGTGAAGCCAGGATTGGAATGAACTCCCATGTAAAAACTGAGAAATTACAGAAAGCGCTGGATCAAGCAGGCAATTATACCATAAGCGAACTTCATTCGCCTATCATAGCAGAAACAGTTTCTTTATCAGAGGATATTCAAGTAAACAATTACAAAAGATTATTTCCCTTGTTTCTGATATTTGCCTACCTGATTTTAGGGGTGGGGCTAAGCCAGTTTGTGGCGGGAGAATGGAATAGCCAAACAGCTATGAAACATTTTATGGGGGGCTTTTTCCTCGTATTCTCCTTTTTTAAATTGTTGGATATAAAAGGCTTTGCTTATGCTTTCGCTGGCTATGATCCTATCGCAAAACGGTGGTTGGGATATGCATTTGTGTATCCATTTATAGAATTAAGTTTGGGGATAGCCTATTTGGGGGGAGCGAACCTTTTTTTGACAAATATTATCACACTCGTGATTATAGGAATAGGAACAGTAGGAGTAAGCCAGGCCTTGCTGCGGAAAAATGAAATTCAATGTGCCTGCCTGGGAACGGTTTTCAACTTACCCATGACAAAGGTAACGCTAACAGAAAACTCTTTAATGATTATTATGGCTTTGCTAATGTTATCAACTCTGCCTTAA
- a CDS encoding AraC family transcriptional regulator, protein MNQPTVLSIKNMVCQRCIRVVKEELKILGFEPDHIELGKVVLKKELTKEEENCIKQALQESGFELLGDKQSETIEAVKRLVIEVIHHEKEKPEYQNFSDFLSKELGINYHHLTKLFSMKEGITIEKYIALQKIERVKEFLVYGELNIGEIAFDLGYSSTAHLSGQFKKITGLSPSAFRKLIKPGRKSLDEVNPKN, encoded by the coding sequence ATGAATCAACCTACAGTTCTATCGATAAAAAACATGGTTTGCCAGCGTTGTATCCGAGTTGTGAAGGAAGAGTTGAAAATATTAGGCTTTGAACCAGACCATATTGAATTAGGAAAAGTCGTCCTAAAAAAAGAGTTGACCAAAGAAGAAGAAAACTGCATTAAACAAGCTTTGCAGGAGAGTGGATTTGAATTGCTTGGAGATAAGCAAAGTGAAACAATAGAAGCGGTAAAAAGGCTTGTAATTGAAGTTATTCACCATGAAAAGGAAAAGCCCGAGTATCAGAATTTTTCAGATTTCCTATCAAAAGAATTAGGAATAAATTATCATCATTTGACTAAGTTATTTTCTATGAAGGAGGGAATTACCATAGAAAAATATATTGCACTCCAGAAAATTGAGCGTGTCAAGGAATTTTTGGTTTACGGAGAGCTAAACATTGGAGAAATCGCCTTTGATCTCGGATATAGTAGTACTGCACATTTATCAGGACAATTCAAAAAAATTACAGGTCTTTCCCCATCTGCTTTTAGAAAACTAATTAAACCTGGACGAAAATCATTGGATGAAGTAAATCCCAAAAACTGA